From the genome of Triticum aestivum cultivar Chinese Spring chromosome 1A, IWGSC CS RefSeq v2.1, whole genome shotgun sequence:
TTTTTGTAAGAACTACAAGAAAAATCAGACAATTTTTTTTGTCATGTGGCACATGTGTATGCTCAGGTACCAGATGCGATGGATTATCTCCTAGCCGAGTTCCACAAAGTTTGCATGTACACAGTTCCAAAGCACCTGCATGCTTTAAATGTAAGTCTGCGTATTACTGAACTTATCAGCATTGTTGTGTTTTCTTATCTTCTTGCTTACATTTGAGGTGCTGCAAATAATAATAAGAAATCGGTATGTTTAGGTGTTTAGAGTATGTGGCCAAAAGATACACCATTTCAATACTCAGTTTTTTTCTCAAGAAAACGCAAGAGAGCTtgcgtttcatttcattgaaaagagAGTTTGGGTTACAATCCTCCTAGGAGTCAGTTACAATGCGCGTGAGCGAATCAGTGGACATCCCACGCTTGGGGGGTGATGGATCTAAGCCCTAATGCACCAGCGCCAGCCCACAGGCAGTGTCATCCTTGATCTTCGTGAGCAGGTCGTTCACCGATGGGCGTCCTTGGTTGAAGACGCAGTCGTTACGGTGTTTCCAGATCATCCAGGAGATGAGGAGGGTCATGGAGGCGAGGCCCTTGCGCATGGGCTTTGGGGCGAGCTGCCGCGCCGATTGCCACCAGTCGTTGAGCAAAGTCTCATTGTCGTGTGGGGTGCAGGGGATCCTGAGCCAGCGCAGTGCTTCGTGCCAGATCAGCCAGGCGAAGGGGCAGGCTAGGAGAAGGTGGTGCACGGTCTCAGGTGCCTGGTCACAGAGGGGGCATCGCGCGGGGTGCTGCAGGCCGTGGTGGGCAAGGGGGTCCGCAGTCCAGCATCGGTCCAGGTGGGCGAGCCAGTGAAAGAATCGGATGCGCGGCTGCGCCAGTTCTTCCAGGTGAGCTTCCATGTGTCGCAAGTGATGGAGCCATTGAATGTGGCGATGCACGCTGATTTGGCAGAGTAGGTGCCGCTCGCGCTCCATTTCCAGGTGAGGCAGTCTGGCTCGGAAGAGAGAGTCGCGCAGTCGATCATGTGCCAAAGCTGCTGGTATTGCCCGATTTCATGGATGCCAACCGTGCCATGGATGTCCTGCGCCTATTGGTTGGCCTGGAGCCCTTCGGCAACGGTCCTGAACTTGCGGCGGCGCTCGGGGATTCATGCGTACAGGAGTGGTGTGATCTCGTGGATGGAGCGCCCACCAATCCACCGATCTTCCCAGAAGAGGACCTGCATGGCATTCCCAACCTACATGGTGGTCGAGGCGAAAAATAATGCGCGCTCCTCGGCGGTGAACTGCAAGTCTAGGCCTGCCCATGCTCTGGTGTTGTCCGTGCGGCTGAACCAGAGCCAGCGCAGAGGCGAACGGTGGACACTGCCACGTCAACTGgcaaaaaaaagggcaacctggtgcatgtagctcccgcttgcgcagggtccagggaagggtccgaccactttgggtctatagtacgcagcctttccctacatttctgtaagaggctgtttccaggacttgaacccatgacctcatggtcacaaggcagcagctttaccactgcgccaaggctccccttctgcCACGTCAACTGGCAACGGGCCAAAAACAGTTTGACGTACAGTTTTTTTGACTGtgaactagtcaatgtgtacgtgcaatgcacgttaatttagaagtatattaagtgcaagcggatattaagtaggatattatttgcgtgttattatgtgattagcactatttggCATGGAATTAACTGCActctaaacgtgttgagcgctcgacattgaagcagtctaggtcgttggattgacatgatttgatggccgagattaattggatctgcctctttgggtctttttatattggtatagatgcaCCTGATTTTATGGTTCGAAAATCTGTACTATTCTGTATTATTTTGGCCCATGTATTTGGATTATCTCATGATTCTGCAATTGTTTAGGCACAAGCACGAAACTCGGATTACTACAGGCTTATTGGCTACCAGGAAGAAGTTGAAAAATCTCAGAGCACTGAGTCGTATTTGGTAAATGTTGTTGCATACGTCAAACTGTATGCTGCCATGATTCAGGTGTGTTCAGTCCTTGTCTAGATATAACCAGTTTGGTAAAACCCAAGTTACGTTTTGCCATGGTTTGTTCAGTGACAACATAAGATGAACCTTGACAAATTATTGCGTACCATGTTACGCCATCACATTATTAGACTTCTGTTTCAACCAAACTGTTACTTCTGCAACAGAAGAGAAATATGACCTCTTAACTTTGTCTACAGACAGAAATCAAGGGCGTGCGGCATCCACATGGCTTAGCCGAGGGATGGAAATGGCTCGCGATGTTCCTCAATACGCTCCCAGCCATCACAGCCACAGCTTTCGCCCTTCATGCTTTCCTCAAGGTAGAAACCTGCATCATCATCAGGAGCCTTTGTGCTTTGTGTCTGACCATCTGTGTAGCTAACCAGGACTGTGCTCTTTCTAGATGGCCGGTTTCGCGCTTCACAAGAAGTATGGTTCGCAGTTCATGAAGATCCTAGATGTAATATCCCGGCGCTTCATACCGGCTTTGAAAGAACAAGGCGTGAAGGTTCAGGCAGAGGCTATCAGCAATCTACAGAATTATCTGAACGACAAGGTTTATCTGGAGGAGCCGGAAGGGCGGTACCTTGCCCAGCACCTGCTGTCGAAAGTGTTCATGTGTGAAGATCAACACCGGATGGCTACCAGTGCTCCGGTTTCGTCGAGGGAGTAAGCTGACGTGTGGAGAAGCCCCCAAATCGGCTGAATATCATCTTAGATGGTAAACTCGGATGTAGTAGAAGTGCCACTTGGTAGAGGTCACCCGATTCGCTGTAATTTACGCCTGCACGTACTGCGAGGCACAGGTATATCTTGTCTATATCAGATTCATGTCAACATTCTTCTGAATGTAAGTAGTCATCAACTCAACAAGACCGTGCACCATTATACTAGTACTTAAGATTTTTGCAAAAATTAAATAGAAAACTCTAGTACTTAAGTGGCACGTTTTTCTGTATTTTTTCTTGATTTTCCAGTTTTTAATGCATTTTCCCCTTAATTTGTTAGACCGAAACGGCCAGGCCGAAAAGCAACATGGGCTTGGAATGGTGTCGGGCCGACCTTTATAACCGGCATGCCGGGCCGATCCCCGTGGCCGAACCCTTTTATAGTCGGGGTAGCTTGGCCCATGTGGCTTTGTTTGGGCACGAGCTAGGTGCTATATGTCCGGAAAAAATCATTAGTTAAGAGGTACCCCTTGCAAAAATCACTCTCACATTCCCAGGTGCTGACAAGTGGCGCATTGCATGTGCGCCATTTGTCACAACTtcagattttttattttttcttagattcgtttattcaaaacgttttatctcttaagcCATGCGTCTAAATCCTAAAACGTTTTCATCATTGTAGTTCTCACGtagagatctttaaaactagatcttATATTAATATATTTTGACAAACTTTCTTTCACAAAAAACCCAGGAAAAACTGTAGAGAAAAACCTAAAGCCTGATGTACagtattttttttcactttttttccatTCCGAGAAGAACAGCTGtcgcggaagcaaatctgtgcttCCATACGAAGCAAATCCATGCTTCTCACAgaagaaaaaaatgcattttttttctcttttcgagaACACAACTGTGCTTCTTGCAGAAGCAAATCAGTGTCTCCacaagaagcaaatatgtgcttctcatggaagcaagaaaaaacaaacattttttcctttccgagaagcacaaaaaacatgtttttttcttttcCGAGACGCATAAGTATGTTTCTCAAGAAATCAAATATGTGCCTCAATGAGAAGAAATTTGTGCTTCTATGGAAGAAAAAAAGGGCAAAAATATCATGATTTTTCTTCATTTCGAAGAAGCACACCGCGAACAAATCTGTGCCACCACATAAAGCAAACCCACCTGGGCTCGATccatttcctttttttttctttctcgacCGGACACACTTCGTACCTGAAAATGGGGCAATGACCTTTTTTTAGGAAGAGACCCAACCGGTTTTGTGAAGCTTCTAGAAACCCAtaagaaccttctagaagcttcccgaAACTAGtttgaagcttctagaaggttctgaCTGGTTTTCTTTTTTGGCTTTCTGGATGGGTTTtaatcattttttcttttcttttttcttttttatattctATTATTTTTAATTTTGTTCTTTTTTAATGTGTAAACATTTTTgaaatctgattttttttaaaattcatgtacCTTTTCTCAAATTCGTATTTTTTGTGAATGTCTTTTTCCTTAAAACCGTAAAATTTTCAAAATAATTCATAAAATATGTGAACTTTTTGGTAATCCAAGAACGtttgttttcaaaatttgtgaactttttccccTCAAAATCATGAATCTTTTTTCATGTCTGCAGAACACGTGAATCTTTTTCaccttttttcaaatgcatgaacgtcttttgaaatttgtaaaaaaatacataaatttttTTAAATCCGTGAACTCTTTTTGAATGCCGCGAAATTTTTTGGACCCGTCGACGTATTTCTAATTCCATGAACTTCTGTTGAACTCGTGAACCTTTTCGAggccgtgaacttttttcaaattcgagaaatttctttgaatccgtgaactttttttggGCCCGTGGACTTGTTTCTAATCCACGGACTTATTTGaactcatgaactttttttgaaccatgattttttttgaattcgtgTTTTTTATTTCctgatttatttggaaaatatttttttctTGAAAGGTCGATGGTCAACCGGTCAACGGCTGACCAGTCAACAAGGACAGGTGAACCGCGAGCAGCAAACCGGGAAAATCAGTGTCTCGATCAAGCATTCGCCTCCTTCTGTGGGCCGACCactcggggcgggggggggggggggggggggttgcgtgaGCGTATGTTAACCTCCCTTGCGTGTTGGGTGCTGGGGAGGAGGTCTCATGTCGCCTGTACCAAGACATATTACGTCTCGCCTACAGGGCGGCATTTTTGGCCGGCTCAGTTCCGCGAAATTGTTTTGACTACTTTTAACAGTTTTACATTGGTTTCGGTTGTTTTTCTTGTGTTTTtggtttcctttttgttttttgtttttttactttctttctggttctttttttccttcttcttagTTTTCTTTGATTTTAATTTGTTTCAGTGTTTACTTTGGTTAGACATTCCAAACATCtactcccataatataagaacgattTTGACATTACATTAGTGTCAAAAATgcttttatattatgagacggagggagtatttattttaTTCTTCTGACCAGTTTTATTACTACATGGGTGATTGGAAAAGAATGTCACAATTTTCAACAGAGTTATCAAACGATTTTACTCGAAATACACATGTTCAAATGAGGCCCTGCAATTTAAATTTTTTTCTACTCTAGTACTTAAGCTTAAGCGGCACGTTCCTTGCATGAAGGGAAGAAGTTGAAGCGAGCAATAACCACATGATCGAAAAATTCCAAAGCCCGATTCTAGAAATGGATGATATCAGAGATGTAGCAATGTTTATTCCGAAGGCAACAATGAATGAAGTAGATAAGCTCACGGTACAAGTACAACAAATGGAATCGGCCATGGATCACATTCACACATCACATGTATCGTATGCGCGCCAATTCGACCCCAGAACCCCAGGATATATAATCTCAAATGGAATCGCTACTGACTGactgacaagaagaagaagagaccgCGTCGATCCGCCAATCGGATCAGATCACATGGTGGACACGGCGTAGACCGCGGCCACGATGAAGCCGGCGACGATGCCGGCCGAGCTCTGGAGCGACGCGCCGCCGCTCCCCACGTCCGCCGTCGGCGTCGACTTGGACCCTGCGAGTGTATCCAAAATTCGTCGGTCAGTGCCGCAATTCAGACGCATCATGAACTTTCACCAAGCAGCAtggattatttatttatttatcgaATTAATTATTACGTACCTGCTCCGGAGGATGTTGGCGTCTGTCCCGCCGGCGCGACGGACGACGGCGACGTGGTGGGGGCAGTGGCGCAGTTGCTGAGCGGGGGCGTCTTGACGCCGCACTGGTCGGGGAGGCCGAGGGCGCGGGTCTTGTTGACGGTGCCGAGCCCGAGCGCGGCGGGGTCGGCGTTGAGCGCGACGCAGAGGCACTCCGGCTTGGAGCTCACCACGGAGGCGAGCTGCGAGCAGCACGACTTGGACGGCGCCGTCTCGTTGCCCGTGATGTAGTTGAGGCACGGCGACATGCCGATGAGCGTCTGCGTGCACCCGCTCGTGGGCGACTGCGCCGACGCGCCGCCGGCCAGGACCGCCGCCGCGACGACGAGCGCCAGCATGGTCACCGCCCTCGCCGCCATTTCTCGCTCCTCTTTCTTCCTTGAACAGGAGGATAGCTGCTCTCTGTAGGTGGTGGTTGCCTTGGGTTTGTGCCTGTTGTTCTCGTGATCGATCCCTGATTGATTTATAGGTGGAGTGGTTTGGAGTTGATTGATGGAGAAGGTGGCGGCGAGCAGGAAGAAGACACGATCGGTCGGGGGTAGTGGTTTAGTTAGCGTTGGTGAGCTGAATTTTCCTACCCTTGAAAAGAAAACGCGGGCTATCAACAACTATGTTCAGCTTTTGACGCGGCCTTGTTGGGTGGTACGTAGAATCTTTCAGCTTTTGGCGCCAGGTGGCTCGGCTTTGGTGTTTGGCGTGTTTGAAGAAATTAGCAACGGTACGCCGGCCGCCGTGTGACCGCGCCATGTTTTTCGTGTGGCTTCCAGAAACCTGCCCTCCGTGAAGATCGAGCAAGCGCTTCGGTTCTTGGACCATCCAAGGAAAAATGACATGACCTGTTCTTTTTTACTTGTGGTCTGTGACACgggaaggaagaagaacaaggaaaataAAATGACGCGTGCTCTTACTTTCGGTTACCCTCGGATCCAAAATAAGGGTCGTGGTTTCagtttggatcggagggagtagataaTTTCCCACGCTGCTTTTTTTTTTCTGTGTATGTTGGGATTCAAACTTTTTTCAAGTCATTTTTTATTTTCATGCCCTCCGTTACTTAGGGGtcgtttggattgtgactatgtttgcctTATGTTGTCACATTGCTTTTTGctacacttgcctaacttgagttgctcaaattgttagccacactttggcttgcctaagggaattttgccacactttttgtgtctacgACATGCGGGGTTCATTTCTCATAAATAAAAAATTCTTGCCTtaagtgtggctagaaccaaagacccacctaacttggtcaaatttgtctaaggtgaggtgtggcaaagtgtggcaatttgtggctggaaaccaaacagccccttagtcCTACTCGGTTTTGCCCAACCCTTTAACTTGTGCTCATTTTGCCCTGCTCTGTCTAGCTGAACCTCACATATAGACAAATGCAACATTTTCGTTGGGTCAACCCCTTTGTCCGTTACATGCATGACTGCGACAATATGACATGTGTGCCACTGTAAAGTACGGCCACGTCAGCGAGCCGACTGTTAGTCGCCGATGCATAGCACGGTAGAGCGTCATTGCTCGTTTGGCCGATTCCAGCGATGGCTGGACAATATCTTGGCCTCTACCGTTAGCTGGGGCCCGTGCGCGTTGAGGGGCGGCATCAGGGTGGCTGGCGGTGGACGGAAACAAAGGCAGTGGGTGAGTAACATCGTGACGGAGTTTGGTGTTTGTAGGCAACAAAGCTATAGCATGAATTCGAACGATTTTTTGTGCTGGTGTTGTTCTACAGCTTCTGGCTGTGCAGTTTGACACGGTCACGTGAACAAATGGTCACCAGAGCAACTTCATGAGCTCATGCTGGATCAGCAATGGGAGGTTGCGATTAATGACACTACGGCACGAAAATGTTGACAAGGACCTCACGTCTGTAGGCGACGAATCGACAACGGCATCCTAGGCTGCAGACAACGAAGAAGGCGATGATGGCGGCGATTCAGGGCGTCTCATCTAGCGATCTTCGTCTATTGGTTAACGATGACGAGGCAGAGCTAAAGGACATGGTGGTGAGGCGAGGAGAATACAATGCCTACGTTAGTTGACGTCGGCGCGGCCATGGCGTTCTCGGTCATGGTTGGAGAGCAAGCACGAGGAGGGAATCGTTCTGGATAGTAGATAGGTTCAAACTAGTGGTATCGTGCTTGTCTCTTGGCGTAGAGTTGGGGACAAAGAAGGCCTCGAAGGCGCGAAGCAGGCACTTCCACTAGGCGCGAGGTTAAAAATGAGGTTGCCTGTAGGTAGGCTTGGCTACATACTGTTGGGCCGCTAGGTAAgttttcatctctctctctttctctctctctctctctctctctcctttccttTTATATTTGAATATATTTTAGATAAAAAATTTGTAAACCATCTAGAAAATTAACTGTAAATATAATGTATGTTTACAAAAACACGTACATTTTCATGCCGATGGGATTAACTGAGATGCTGACCCATGAACGTCGCCCATGCATCCCCCCTTCACCACATCACCGTACTGAGTGATGTGGTTTAGTCCCACATCACCGGCGAGAGGCTCGCCGACCTTAAATAGCAGAGTGGACTATATGCAATAAACTACTTCTATTGTAATAAGAGCATCAATGCTCTCTTTGTGCAGGAGATGATGCTTTGATATTTGATCATCTCTTCATCTCTTTCACAAAGTAAGCATAGATGGTCTTACTATAATAAAAGTATTTTTTACAAGTGACATCATTTTCACAATTTATCTGATCAAACTAGAGCACATTACCATTATTTTTCATTTTCAAGAAAATCACAGAAAAGTTAAAATTTGGCACAACTATGTGTGTTATCATTGTGAACTTTGTTGCCGTGGGAATAATAATTTTTCTAATATAaaaattattatttatatttttcaAGTGCATGAAATGACTTTTGTGTGAAGGAAGTACCTGAAATAAGTTATAAAATTTGGTCTTTTCATTTTTCATATAAGGTAGACCACATTGGAAGACCActgaccaagtttcatgaatttcagagtaCTATTGGTATATTTTCAAGATTTACTGGATTTATGGTGAATTATGAGATTTTGCTGAAATTTGAATGACAAGTGTGATGTAGTTTGGTCCCGAAAATTGAAAAAAAACTCATTTTATGCTCTAACTTTAGTGGTGCATCCACTTGGGACAACCAAAGTTAAAATTCCGAACCATTTGACATGAATGTTCAATATTTCAAGTTTTAccccatttaaaaaaaatcaaagaaaatgaaaaaaacccctcaaaaattaaaatccttgtGCATGAAGCCCTCTTGTGTGAAATAGTAAGTGGGAAAAATTATAACTTTCACTACCACCAATTTTAAAAAAGACCTTCACaaaatagtgttggaaatatgccctagaggcaataataaaatgattattatatttccttgttcatgataattgtctattattcatgttgtaattgtattatccggaaatcgtaatacatgtgtgaatacatagaccacaatgtgtccctagtgagcctctagttgactagctcgttgatcaacagatagtcatggtttcctggctatggacatggagatgtcattgataacgggatcacatcattaggagaatgatgtgatggacaagacccaatcctaagcttagctcaaagatcgtgtagttcgtttggtgtagcttttctgaatgtcaagtatcatttccttagaccatgagattgtgcaactcccggataccgtaggagtgctttgggtgtgccaaacatcacaacgtaactgggtgactataaaggtacattacaggtgtctccgaaagtgtctgttgggttggcacgaatcgagactgggatttgtcactccgtatgacggagaggtatctctgggcccactcggtaatgcatcatcataatgagctcaatgtgatcaagtggttgatcacgggatcatgcattacggtacgagtaaagtgacttgccggtaacgagactgaacaaggtattgggataccgatgatcgagtctcgggcaagtaacgtaccgattgacaaagggaattgaatacgggattgattaagtcctcgacatcgtggttcatctgatgagatcatcgaggagcatgtgggagccaacatgggtatctagatcctgctgttggttattggccggagagccgtctcggtcatgtctacgtgtctcccgaacccgtagggtctacacacttaaggttcggtgacgctagggttgtagagatatgagtatgcagtaatccgaaagttgttcggagtcccggatgagatcctggacgtcacgaggagttccggaatggtccggaggtgaagaattatatataggaagtgtagtttcggccatcgggaaagattcggggtcaccgatattgtaccgggaccaccggatgggtcccgggggtccaccgggtggggccacccatcccggagggccccatgggctgaagtggggaggggaaccagcccatagtgggctggtgcgccccccttgggcccccctgcgcctagggttggaaaccctagggtggggggcgcctccacttgccttgggggccact
Proteins encoded in this window:
- the LOC123081691 gene encoding non-specific lipid transfer protein GPI-anchored 5, with amino-acid sequence MAARAVTMLALVVAAAVLAGGASAQSPTSGCTQTLIGMSPCLNYITGNETAPSKSCCSQLASVVSSKPECLCVALNADPAALGLGTVNKTRALGLPDQCGVKTPPLSNCATAPTTSPSSVAPAGQTPTSSGAGSKSTPTADVGSGGASLQSSAGIVAGFIVAAVYAVSTM